The Ralstonia sp. RRA DNA segment GCCATGCCGCAGTGGATGCAGCATCGGTCAAACGTGCGCGTAACCCCACACACGCCCCGCGCACGCCCCACACGCGGCGCTCACGTCAGCTGCATCACCCCTTGCATCCCCTGCCAGCCCACGTACAGGCCGACAAGCGCGATCAGCCCACCCGAGAAGTACGGCGCCTTGCGCGCGAACTCACCAAAACCGCTCCAGCGCCGTGACACGTGCTTCACGCTCAGCGCCGCGAGCGCGCCCGAGGCGACCATCGTCAACGCCAGACCGATGCTGAAACACAGCACCAGCGCCGCGCCCAGGGTGATCTGCTTGAGCTGCAGGCACAGCAGCAGCACCGTGATGGATGCCGGGCATGGCACCAGCCCGCCAGTCAGGCCGAATATGATGATCTGGCCGGTCGTCACCTCGCGGTTGGCAAAGCGGCGGCGGATGTCGTTGGCGTGCGCGCGCTCGTGCGCGTCTTCGTAGCCGCCGGAAGACACGTCCAGCCCGCCGTGGTCATGCGCAGCATGTGCGTGGTCGTGCTCGATGAAGTCGACGTCGTAGTCGTGCCGGTGGTGCGCGTGCCCGAGTGACAGGCGGGCCGTGAAAGCATGCGGTTCGGGAATGGTCTGCTCCGATTCGAGAAAACCATCGCGCTGCACAAAACTGAAGGCTTGCCGGGTGCCATCGGGCCGCTCGGTCACCACGTCCACCTGGTCGGCTGACCACGCGTGGCCGTGTGTGCCGTGATGTGCATCTTCCTGCACCAGCCGGAAGCGCGGCGGTACACCGTCTTCGAACACTTCCAGCCGGACGGTACCGTGGCCGGTATCGATGCGCTTGATCTCGTCGTGATCATGATCGTGGTGATGGTCATGCGATGCGCGGGCGCTGCGCCACGTGCGCCACATCATCCAACCCGCCACGACGACGATCAGCACGGCGGAGGCCACCTGGAAATACGGCTCCGTCGCCTCCGGATTCCAGTTGCGGCCAAAGTACAGCCCCGCCATGGCCACTGCCCACACCACCGCGGTGTGCGACACGGTGGCCGACAACCCCAGCAGCACCGCTTGCGAGAGTGTGCCCCGGATGGCGACGATA contains these protein-coding regions:
- a CDS encoding nickel/cobalt efflux protein RcnA, with the translated sequence MTAFATLLQQGNAWLFVPSAILLGALHGLEPGHSKTMMAAFIVAIRGTLSQAVLLGLSATVSHTAVVWAVAMAGLYFGRNWNPEATEPYFQVASAVLIVVVAGWMMWRTWRSARASHDHHHDHDHDEIKRIDTGHGTVRLEVFEDGVPPRFRLVQEDAHHGTHGHAWSADQVDVVTERPDGTRQAFSFVQRDGFLESEQTIPEPHAFTARLSLGHAHHRHDYDVDFIEHDHAHAAHDHGGLDVSSGGYEDAHERAHANDIRRRFANREVTTGQIIIFGLTGGLVPCPASITVLLLCLQLKQITLGAALVLCFSIGLALTMVASGALAALSVKHVSRRWSGFGEFARKAPYFSGGLIALVGLYVGWQGMQGVMQLT